A window of the Desulforapulum autotrophicum HRM2 genome harbors these coding sequences:
- a CDS encoding TRAP transporter substrate-binding protein, producing MNKVFKLFAMTVLVMVFSLAFLGNGMAAQTWKLAHVCVAEPDNPYHATSLKFKELVEKGTEGRLKIQIFPQRQLGNDREILEGIQGGIIDASAATLGPVSAFEPTGDLLELPFLFRNTNHLDAVLDGPIGREILNKLDSAGFKALAFFDDGINNTTNSKHPIKGVADYKGLQMRCIEAPVRIATTKALGANPIPIAYSELYTALQTGVVDGQSNPNWVITARSLWEVQKYISITQHIWGGAVLLVNLDKFQKLSKEDQKVVMDAGIAASQYGRKLGRDSEEKHLQTAIDHNMIVERNPDLTSMRKATESVYTDIYAKHPDWKPIIEQIKTLGEKF from the coding sequence ATGAACAAAGTATTTAAACTATTTGCGATGACGGTTCTTGTGATGGTCTTCTCACTGGCATTTTTAGGCAATGGAATGGCCGCGCAGACGTGGAAATTGGCACATGTGTGCGTAGCTGAACCAGACAATCCATATCATGCAACATCACTAAAGTTCAAAGAACTTGTTGAAAAAGGTACGGAAGGGCGACTCAAAATTCAAATTTTCCCCCAGCGCCAACTGGGGAACGACCGGGAAATTCTGGAAGGTATCCAGGGTGGCATAATCGACGCTTCTGCAGCAACCCTTGGCCCGGTGTCAGCCTTTGAGCCGACGGGAGACCTGTTGGAACTCCCTTTCCTTTTTCGCAACACAAACCACCTGGATGCCGTCCTTGACGGCCCCATTGGAAGAGAAATTCTCAACAAACTGGACAGCGCCGGATTTAAAGCCCTGGCATTTTTTGATGACGGCATTAACAATACCACCAATTCCAAACATCCCATCAAGGGTGTAGCCGATTACAAAGGTCTTCAAATGCGATGCATTGAAGCCCCTGTCCGAATCGCCACAACAAAGGCGCTGGGCGCCAATCCCATCCCCATCGCTTATAGCGAGCTCTATACCGCACTGCAGACCGGCGTGGTTGATGGTCAGTCCAACCCGAACTGGGTGATCACCGCACGAAGTCTTTGGGAAGTCCAGAAATATATCAGCATCACCCAGCACATCTGGGGTGGTGCGGTGTTGCTTGTCAACCTTGATAAATTTCAAAAATTGTCAAAAGAAGATCAGAAAGTCGTTATGGATGCCGGTATTGCGGCCAGCCAGTATGGCCGCAAACTGGGCCGTGATTCAGAAGAAAAACACCTCCAGACAGCCATTGATCACAACATGATTGTGGAGAGAAATCCAGACCTGACTTCCATGCGAAAGGCAACCGAGTCGGTCTACACCGATATTTATGCCAAACATCCTGATTGGAAGCCGATTATTGAGCAGATCAAGACCCTTGGTGAAAAATTTTAA
- a CDS encoding TRAP transporter small permease codes for MHNTETNTLAVFERWTARMRTLVGYWERLLRWILALGIALIMFAVVFHVVGRYFFGKTYMGTMELVRYTMIWVALLGAAVAFGSEGHIAVNILQDRLTKRSATWLRIAGNILLGVFLVVMIIGGFEIAVRNLKQISLGLQIPMFYPYLAIPIGGISMLFYVLMNILDSLTQLLSLRG; via the coding sequence ATGCACAATACTGAAACAAATACCCTGGCTGTTTTTGAGAGGTGGACTGCCAGAATGCGGACTTTGGTGGGCTACTGGGAGCGCCTCCTCCGGTGGATTCTTGCCCTGGGCATCGCTTTAATTATGTTTGCAGTTGTGTTCCATGTGGTGGGACGTTATTTCTTCGGCAAAACCTACATGGGAACCATGGAGTTGGTCAGATACACAATGATCTGGGTTGCCCTGCTTGGGGCTGCCGTTGCTTTTGGGTCAGAGGGGCACATTGCTGTCAATATCTTACAAGACCGCCTTACAAAACGAAGTGCCACCTGGCTTCGCATCGCAGGCAATATTCTCCTGGGAGTCTTTCTGGTTGTCATGATCATCGGCGGTTTTGAAATTGCTGTACGCAATTTAAAACAAATTTCTCTGGGATTGCAAATTCCCATGTTTTATCCATACCTGGCGATACCTATTGGGGGTATTTCCATGCTATTCTATGTTTTAATGAACATTCTTGACAGCCTGACTCAACTATTGTCATTAAGAGGGTAA
- a CDS encoding TRAP transporter large permease yields MVYLLFLLFIFFAICGIPIAFSLGVASLGYVFYNHVSFILVAQKMFTGMDSFLLTAIPLFILAGNLMNAAGLTEELIEFTKIFVGRVRGGLAYVNVLISMIFAGMTGAGVSDTAAVGSIMIPGMVKDNYRKDFSTAVTAISSTIGPVIPPSIPFIVYGSITGISIGALFLAGIVPGVLLGLSMMAVIFITSCRENLPRLEEKYSLQKKIKISKDAMLAMIMPVVILGGIVGGIATPTEVAAIAAFYAFIVGVIIRRTVTLKILINVLVETGITTGGVMILMGTAAIFSFILTTELFPQMLAETVLSLTHNKIFILILVNIVLLVFGMFLDVVPALLVLTPVFLPLVKMVGVDPLHYGVICVLNLVIGLATPPVGMCLFVGANIARISIEKVSRALIPFLIAVIMVLMIVTYWESAVLWFPRMFGFHQ; encoded by the coding sequence ATGGTCTATTTACTATTTCTGCTTTTCATATTTTTTGCTATTTGTGGTATACCCATTGCCTTTTCACTGGGTGTCGCTTCACTGGGTTATGTGTTTTACAACCACGTATCTTTTATTCTGGTGGCCCAGAAAATGTTTACCGGGATGGACTCATTTTTGCTGACGGCTATTCCACTGTTTATTCTTGCCGGAAACTTGATGAATGCTGCGGGACTGACCGAAGAATTGATCGAATTCACCAAGATTTTTGTCGGACGGGTTCGAGGCGGGCTGGCATATGTTAATGTCCTTATATCAATGATTTTTGCCGGCATGACTGGTGCCGGTGTTTCCGACACAGCAGCGGTGGGCTCCATCATGATACCCGGCATGGTCAAGGACAATTACCGTAAGGACTTTTCCACTGCGGTTACAGCCATTTCTTCGACAATAGGACCTGTTATCCCTCCCAGCATTCCATTTATTGTGTACGGTTCAATCACAGGCATTTCAATTGGCGCCTTGTTTTTGGCGGGTATTGTTCCAGGTGTGCTCCTTGGACTTTCCATGATGGCGGTTATTTTCATAACATCGTGTCGGGAAAATCTACCCAGACTGGAGGAAAAATATTCCCTGCAAAAAAAAATCAAGATCAGCAAAGATGCCATGCTGGCAATGATTATGCCGGTGGTCATCCTGGGAGGTATCGTCGGTGGTATAGCCACTCCCACCGAAGTCGCCGCGATTGCCGCCTTCTATGCCTTCATTGTGGGTGTCATCATCCGTAGAACTGTCACACTCAAAATTTTGATCAACGTCCTCGTGGAAACAGGTATTACCACCGGAGGGGTCATGATTTTGATGGGCACGGCGGCCATATTCTCCTTTATTTTAACCACTGAACTCTTTCCCCAAATGCTTGCAGAAACCGTGCTTTCGTTGACCCACAACAAAATCTTTATCCTGATACTGGTCAACATCGTTCTTCTGGTTTTTGGCATGTTTTTGGATGTTGTGCCAGCCCTGCTGGTCTTGACGCCGGTGTTTCTTCCCTTGGTCAAAATGGTAGGCGTAGATCCTTTGCACTACGGTGTTATTTGCGTTCTTAACCTGGTCATTGGCCTGGCCACACCGCCGGTGGGAATGTGCCTGTTTGTGGGTGCCAATATTGCCAGAATTTCTATTGAAAAAGTTTCACGCGCCCTGATTCCCTTCCTGATTGCGGTAATCATGGTGCTTATGATTGTGACGTACTGGGAATCGGCCGTTTTGTGGTTCCCACGTATGTTTGGTTTCCATCAATAA
- a CDS encoding proline racemase family protein, whose protein sequence is MITTVDSHTAGEPTRIITGGLPHISGKDMPAKKEWMQQNMDDLRRMLMWEPRGHQDMFGAVITSPVSPDADAGVIFMDGGGYLDMCGHGSIGAVTVLLETGMVTMDSKTGVNEKTVIIDTPAGKILARAVIENKKVTDVTIRNVPAFFYDTVELDLPEIGRTPIDISYGGNFFALVAAEHLQTTVEPKNIDQLRQWGLTIRDQVNQITKIFHPGTGNPAQVKLVEIYEKTVPPRNIVVFGSGQIDRSPCGTGTSAKMALLHSRGQLKIGEPYEYQSIFGTAFRGRIVDTLQVGDKSAIVPEITGRAHITGIHQFVVEDDDPFKCGFNINTNP, encoded by the coding sequence ATGATTACGACCGTCGACTCGCACACAGCCGGAGAACCCACACGGATTATAACCGGTGGCCTGCCCCATATTTCCGGAAAAGATATGCCGGCGAAAAAAGAGTGGATGCAGCAAAATATGGACGACCTGCGCAGGATGCTTATGTGGGAACCAAGGGGACATCAGGACATGTTTGGTGCCGTTATCACATCACCTGTTTCCCCGGATGCCGATGCCGGTGTTATTTTCATGGATGGCGGCGGTTATCTGGATATGTGCGGTCACGGCTCCATTGGCGCTGTCACGGTTTTGCTGGAAACCGGAATGGTTACCATGGATTCAAAAACCGGAGTCAACGAAAAAACGGTTATCATTGATACGCCTGCTGGAAAGATATTGGCTCGTGCCGTCATTGAAAATAAAAAGGTGACCGATGTCACAATCAGAAATGTGCCGGCTTTTTTTTATGATACGGTGGAGTTGGATCTTCCGGAAATCGGCCGAACACCCATTGATATCTCCTATGGCGGAAATTTCTTTGCTCTGGTGGCAGCAGAGCATTTACAAACAACCGTGGAACCAAAAAACATTGATCAATTGCGACAATGGGGATTGACGATTCGAGATCAGGTAAATCAGATCACAAAGATCTTTCATCCCGGCACAGGCAATCCTGCACAGGTAAAACTTGTTGAAATATATGAAAAAACAGTGCCGCCGAGAAATATCGTTGTTTTTGGTTCAGGGCAAATAGATCGCTCCCCTTGCGGAACAGGAACAAGTGCAAAGATGGCACTGCTTCATTCTAGGGGCCAGCTGAAAATTGGAGAGCCCTATGAGTACCAAAGCATTTTCGGCACGGCCTTTCGTGGACGTATTGTTGATACTTTACAGGTTGGAGACAAGAGCGCTATCGTTCCAGAAATTACGGGCCGGGCCCACATTACCGGGATCCATCAATTTGTAGTCGAAGATGACGATCCGTTTAAATGCGGATTCAATATAAATACCAACCCCTGA
- a CDS encoding DUF3783 domain-containing protein — MADGTFEKVTHSDRPFYGARKLLICGFSSKAQVKFKNLLQMVNITDLPIVWATSGEDETCLSDLFAQPDNTGSGVSSTLPRAIVLSGITNNELHRLMDMARKTGMKPVLWAVLTPTSETWTLKSLLGELAAERRAMQQKK, encoded by the coding sequence ATGGCCGATGGAACTTTTGAGAAGGTGACCCATTCTGACAGGCCCTTTTACGGTGCCCGAAAACTGCTGATTTGTGGATTTAGTTCCAAAGCGCAGGTCAAGTTTAAAAATTTGCTTCAAATGGTCAATATCACAGACCTTCCGATTGTCTGGGCCACATCCGGGGAGGATGAGACGTGTCTGTCCGACCTGTTTGCCCAACCCGACAATACCGGCAGCGGCGTATCTTCAACGCTGCCCAGGGCTATTGTCCTTTCCGGTATTACCAACAATGAGCTTCACCGGCTCATGGACATGGCCCGTAAAACCGGCATGAAGCCGGTTTTGTGGGCTGTTTTAACCCCCACATCCGAAACATGGACCCTTAAATCGCTGCTGGGTGAGTTGGCAGCGGAACGCAGGGCCATGCAGCAGAAGAAATAG